ACAAATGTTAGGCCATGTTATGTTATATCTTATAATACTTCAATGAGATCCATTATAAAACAGAATGTAATTGGCGAAGTATAGAAAGTGGGTCTCATTAGTTTGGGACTCTTCCCATCCATATGAAACTCTTTCTAAGAACAAATTAATATCCCACAAAATCCATTAGTATATTGAATAATATCTCTCGTGTGAACCACAAGATCAACAGTAGTATTATGAACCTAACACTTGCAGACACAAGAAATTATCATCTATAAAAATAAAGGATCCTGTTTGGTAGtcttactgatcatgtgtgtgtgtgtgtgtgtgtttatatatgcatatattatgATCAAAGGGTGGTTTGACTACTGTGGCCTAGGGTATATACTAATATGGTGGGTCATGAGTTTTGGACACATTAGTAGTACACTCAAGGTATATTTAATTTGGTTGTATTTATAGACTAGCTCTGCACAAGGTTGCTACTTCAAGAACATAAAATCTCTGCCCACCCAGACGCAAACCTCAAGGATACTCCAAATGTCATTTCTTCAATACATATATGTACCTCAAGAGTCAAGACCACAGATTCTAAACAAGTCCCTTTCAAAAAGGGTAGCAAGCTAGATAGCTTGCTTGAGAGTTTGGCCAAGTCCCCAATCAGCTTAGCTCTCCTCCCCTATTAATTCCAACAAACATGCATCTACTCTTCAACTTGTtcaatccctctctctctctctttctctctctgaaCTTGCAGGTGTTGAAGAAGAAGCTATGTTCATGTCAAGGAGTTGTAAGGCTGGGTTTCTTGTTGTAGTGGTTTTGATGGGTATGTCAGCTTTGTTTCAGGCAGGAGTGGTGCTGGGAGCTAGATATCTAATGAAAGACACACTGGTGGAAGCAATGGAAAAGCAGATGCAGTACTTCTAGGAGCAAAAGGGCTAATGCAGCTGCTGCAGCAAATTATCAAGCCAGAGAACTGAGAGCAATCCCACCTTGTCCTGACCCTTTACACAACAGGTAGATAAGATGCATATTTATATATGAGACCTAGCTAGCTAGCTATCTAGCTACCTAAGCAATTAAGTGAGTTCGATCATGGCGGGTGctgtatatatataatctatCAGCTTGTCATAATTATTGATTCAGTCTTTTCATTTGCTGTTATAGTTTTGGAGTAGTAGTACTTCAGTCAGGAATTCAAACAAGAAGTCCAGTGTAATTCCTTGACTACAACAACCTTGTTGGTTCACATTAATAAATCATGCAAAGTGAAccactctttttttctttttttcaaatgtCCCCTTGTTGTTGACTTGCATTGTACCTATTATcttttcttaatatatatatatatatatcatgcatTAGACAAAGTAAAATCACAAAGACCGCTCTCCTTAAAAAATCTATCAAGACACACCTATGGCCATGAAAAAAAGGCCCATGAGCACAAAAACCCACAACTGGCCATTACCAAGAAACTCCAGATGAACAGAATGGGTAAACGAACCAGAAGGCTACCACCCCAGAACCAACCCTAGTATCCCACAAAAAAACAGAACATAAAATGCATTGTATCTTATCGTGGAGCAGAGGGAGCCTGGAGGAGACGAGGGGGATGAATGATGCCTGTGGCTGTGGTCCATGGAGCCTGGAAGAGACGACGACTTGAGCTGGGTAACATTCGCACTTCGCAGGCTCGCAGCACCGGCAGGTCCGACACGTAGCAGCGCACCAGAGGAGAGCAgaggattgagatttgagagagggAAAGCTGAGAGGTCAGAGATGAAGGAGGCCTTGGTAAGAGCTGCGGCACAGGTTAGGCGCCATTAGGGTTTTTTTGGAATTAAAGTCTGAAGTAGTAGTGACGgctccaaaaccgtcactaataccccattattagtgatggttctaccaaaccgtcactaatacccttaactaattttttaaaataatttttttaataaaaaaactagtagtgacgattttaaaaatcgtcactaataacccttattagtgacggtttgtgataaccgtcactaatacccttaattagttttttaaaataattttttaaataaaaacactagtagtgacggtttcaaaaccgtcacaaataccacttattagtgatggtactcccaaatcgtcactaatacccttaactatttcttttttaatatttttttattaaaaacactcatagtgacggtttgaatatcgtcactaataccaattattagtgacggttttttctaatcgtcactaatacccttaaccattttttttaatataatttttaaataaaaacactagtagtgacggttataaaattgtcactaatataataaagttgttgctaatattttcccagTAAAATTTTCACGCAAAAATTTTAACACGCTAATTTTAGTGACGAAagcattagtgatagttttaaaaccgtcactaatagtgtcgtattagtgatggttgataaaattgtcactaattcttgaactattagtgacggttattaaaaaccgtcactaatattgacttttagtgacgaaattgaattcgtcactaaaaactagtttttttgtagtgatttttGATGATTAAATCAATTGAACTTGGGTgcatttatagaggtagaaaagtatctagcttgttccccaagttaacttagagtagggtccaagttttaaataagtttgagccccaagtaattgaatttttcaaaatacgTTCGTTACGTATTTTAAATTCTGTCGCGTGGCAGTTGATTGTGAGGTTTCTATCAGTCGTCTTTCAATGCATTACTCATATAAAATACACAGGTAGTAGGGTGACAGTTGCCTGTCAACATGGGGTCAAGCGCCTGTCACTGAATAACTCAAATTTTAAAGACAAGAAGAAGGGTGAAAGTTGACTAACTAAACTCAGTCAATTGTCTCAAAATACGCTGTCAGTCGCCTGTCAAGTCCTAGAAAGTTGGTTGACATGTTTCTGTCTGTACATTTTAAAGTATTTAATATGATAGTAGACTGTCCATCTGGAGTCAGTCGTCTAGCAAGTAAAAAATCTGGTTTCAAACTtagttttgttctctctctctctctctctctctctctctctctctctctctctctctctctctctctctttgcctaCTTatttcttggaatatcaatttgttttattttaaaaatatgttcaaagatctaaaactaaggtctctaagtctcgtttgccaaataagcttcaaaatgaaaattcatacttgaatcatacatgaagtacttacaaaacttgTCTTAAAAactcatttgattcttctttgctttgagttctctttattgctgaatttcaatgatcctgaatttgatgtgagctttcaagatttatctcttttgatctttcaatattgctTTAGATTGAGCCCTATTGATcattgagctttccatgttgatcactagAGCTTGcattcttgaaactttttctttaatagcaatgctctcatgatcttcaaattttaatccatgccttaagtttgatataatcatccttctttgaagtacaagctttcatgaattctttaaccttgcattcatcattgagtcctaaaaagacatcactaaacaaagcatgttaagctCTACTCATTTGTTAGTATCAAAAAAGGATGTTaacccttgtaaggccaacagttttAAAACTCCCTTGGACCCTATTAGGTTTGAGTTCTACTGGCGAATGAAGGGGTGTGTTgtattttttcattctttttattgCGTCTCTAAATCTTTTGCACTCGATCTCGTGGTGATCCATTTTGAAGTCAATGTAGATATCACCTTTGTTGATTACCATCTCTTTAAGCCTTGGGAATGGCAACCCAAACTTCTTGATGAAAGAGCACTCGTAAACTTTGTTTTTCCATCTAGTTTCAGCTAAATCTTTGCCTCTTATCTCTTTCGCAAGCTATTGATTCAAGGCTTGAGATCAGCCATGTGATGATTTCATAATGGAATAAAAGAAACCTAGCAAATCCCTGTCCTCTTGCTATGATGGAGAGGAATTCCTCCTTGGATCTGATTATTCTGCCCAGTTCCACTAAGGAGTTTCCTACGTAGGTCCAATAGGTCGTTGTTGTCTCTCTACGACTCATTATCTCTCTAGTTTCACTCTAATTATTCTTTATGTGCCCGaaaaagatgtttttttttttttcaaattttttattccaTAATGTTTCAAATAAAgtgaattttaagaaaaaaaaaaaaaaaaggcactaggagttttcttttcttaatgtagttttgtttaatatattttttaaattagtttTAAAAATGAAACAATGCTACTTTTTAAGAAATTAATTGAAATATTAGAAAAATTATATGGTGGGTTGCCATTAAATGAGCAAGATAATTTGATTGAAAACAAAGAGAAATTATAGAGTGTaattgtttgtatattattatttagatagaTATATACCAAGTTGGTCacaatttttttcaaatcatgCTTAATATGAGTGGAACCCACTTACTATGTGTTCCACATCAAAGCAAGTGTAGACATACGGAGCACTCTTGTGTACAATATTTTTCCTTTGGGAGAACTATTACCATTAATAGATATTTAATGATGACCCATTAATTCAGATTATTGAtttatacttcatattttaatttCTCCATATTTAGAAAGGTTATCCATTCGAAGTTTATTGCAATTAAGAAGTTTTTCATAGAGGGCGAGGGGGTCAGAAGGGCCTATAAGTCATAGCATAATATAATTACATGGTTATATAAGAGCATTTTGAGATTTTCatatgaaaactatatatttttttgtgGTTAAGAGTTGAAAGTGTTTAACTTTGTACCAACCTTTAGCATTCACTCTTTACTTAATCATCTATGTTTCACCTTAGTGCATCAATTCATACCTTTATGTAGACTAGAGTATATTTAAGTCGTATGCTCAATTTGTGGTCATACCTTATCATTTATTTTTTGATGCTTAGTGAGTACCATTAAGATATGTTTTcacaatacaaaaaaataaaataaaaaatcgtcTCCACTCATAATTCTCACATATTTCTCAATATCACATCTTTCAAAGCATCAAATATTGGGACGAGTATATCAAATAATTATTGCATACTGCCATAATGCATATGTTCCCTACACTCGTCTTTCAAACCAAGCGGgagcaaaaaaacaaaaacaaaaacagaaacagaaacacacccctttcaggaaaaaaaaataaatttaaaaaggaaaGACACACACACAGTCAGATCCATTAACCTGAAAAGATCCAACTTAATACTCAGCATGAGCCGGATGAGAACGGAAGGAGCGGGCAGATTTGATAGTAACAACAGCTTCAGTCAGCCGGAAGCTGTCGGGACAGAGAGACTTCAAGCCTGGGGTTGGTTCCGGGCAATCGGCGTAGGCATGCGCCGCCGTGACACGGTCGACGCAGACATCGATCTCGTACAGCTGCACTACGCTCGCCTTGTCCTTGTTGCACAGCAGTATGACATTCTTCCCACCCGCCACCTTCGCAACCGCCGCCGAGAATTTTTTATTATCCACGGTCTGGCCGGCCGGGTACATTCCCTCCGACTTCAGATGGTCTCCCAGGTCCACTTTGTGGAAGAGGGTGAGTCCCAGTTCGAAGTACGGCTGCGGCAACAGCCCCGACCACCTGCCGTGGTCTCTCCACTCATGGTCCCAGAACTGCCGATTCGTAGTGGTGCCGTAGCTTGCCCAGTTGatcatcatctcctccatcaaTGGCGCCGAAAAGGAATCCCAGTCAAAATGGTCGGGTCCGGGAGGGTCCCGGTAAAGGGGccagggaccgtggatggtgaatCGATTCGGAGGAGTGTTGTGCTTGCACTTGGTTTGGCCGTTGCAGAGCGAGGTTGGCCAGAAAATAGCAAATTTTATGAGTTTTGGGTCATCGGCAACGGCGGGTGCTGGGGAAGCAGCCGGGGAGACGAGAAGGGGGAGAATGAAGAAAGCTGTTAAGAGTAATGGCAGCATCTTCCTCATCATCTATCTACGTATATGGATCTATACGTAGGTGTTGGTGGATCTTAATTGCTGCATGGCATTGCAGGCATGGCCTTATATAGCATGAATTCCTCAtgctttaattattatttttttggtggATAAGTTTGAAAACCCATGAATCATGATCGGTGTGCTGCGTCCGCACTCATGAGCCATGATGAAGAGAAATTATTAAAGGTTGGGTTTAGGCCAGGTATGGGGAAAGAACAAGGTGAGGGTTGTTGGGGAACTCATCTCAAGTGCCACagattaatatttatttttcactGTTACGTCCTCCTTTGCACCAAGATTTGAAGTTTAATATTAGGCAGTTTAAGGAGTAAGAATTTCAAgctttcaatttaaatttatataaatttaatataattttatactaaattttattttaatttatataaatttaaatttaagtttcaAAATTCATGTATAAATGCAGGAAGGAAACCTATAATTTATAAGGATTaaaagttaattttgaaattttatgattattttttaattgatcTGTAATCCTAGGAACAAGGAAGTACTTGGAAATCAGTATGTAGAAAGTTAAGTTCTTCATATATCTACCTTTTGAATATATATCACCTAACAACCAATATGTGTTGAAATGTCTTTTAAAACACACACTTCATTTATATACCAAGAGTTGTTACTCGTGCATTGGCTTTGATACATTTGTCCATTGTATGACCATTATAACCACAATGAGTACAGTGTAGAGTAGATTTCTTTGATTTGTCTTTGAAAGTCTATGGCTGGTAATTTTGCTAATTGAATTGCTTTGCCATCAAAGCATAAGTCTCATTATATGTAGCAGAATTTGTAAGCTGCCTCTGACTTTCTTCTTGAAGCAGTAGAGAGAAAACCTTGGACATGCTTGGTAATGGAACCATTAGTAGCAGTTGGCTTCTGATAGAGGCATAAGAATCATTCAGCCCCACCAGGAATTTTAGTTTTTAATCAGATTGCTGTCGGATTTTTAGAAAGTTGAAAAGTTCGCAAGTACATGTTGCCATCTTGCCACATGTGCATGTTGGAAATGGCCTATAGCTAATGTACTTGTCCCAAAGAGTCTTAAAGGTACTAAAATATTCAATAACAGAGAGAGTACCTTGACGGATGCAactcaaagatttttcaagatggaaAACCCTTGCTCCATCACTCCTAAGATATCTAGCTTTAAGTTCATTCCAAAGATCAACAACAGATACCACAAACAACAAgctatttcatatttcttttgaAATAGAATTCATCAACCAAGAAAGAACTAGATTATTTGCCTTTAACCATGTTGTGTGTTTAACAAGTTGATTAGTAGATGGAGAGGCAATTGAACCATCTATAAATTGTACCTTGTTATTGATTGTCAATGCAATGACTATCGAACGACTCCATGCAACGTAGTTCTCTCCATTGAAGATTTCCGATACTAACAAAGCACCAGGATTGTCGCTTGGATGTAGGTAATATGGACTCGATGAGTCATTTGAAGGATTAACAAAAGATGGACTGACAAGAGGAGAATTTCTAGAACTCATTTTCAAgaattttattcaagaaaatgcaagaaaacGTAGGATTCTCAAGAATTGAAATTGTAAAGACTATTTGATAAAAAACGGTCAAACACAATTGAAATTGTAAAGACTACTTACCATGAAAGTTTGGGTTATCGAAAGCTCCCACAAGCATGAGTCCGTCTTCCCCCTACTAATCATGGCATTGTACACTAGAATGAACAACTAAATA
This Malania oleifera isolate guangnan ecotype guangnan chromosome 11, ASM2987363v1, whole genome shotgun sequence DNA region includes the following protein-coding sequences:
- the LOC131167539 gene encoding ribonuclease 1-like, which gives rise to MRKMLPLLLTAFFILPLLVSPAASPAPAVADDPKLIKFAIFWPTSLCNGQTKCKHNTPPNRFTIHGPWPLYRDPPGPDHFDWDSFSAPLMEEMMINWASYGTTTNRQFWDHEWRDHGRWSGLLPQPYFELGLTLFHKVDLGDHLKSEGMYPAGQTVDNKKFSAAVAKVAGGKNVILLCNKDKASVVQLYEIDVCVDRVTAAHAYADCPEPTPGLKSLCPDSFRLTEAVVTIKSARSFRSHPAHAEY